One genomic segment of Caldisericia bacterium includes these proteins:
- a CDS encoding peptidoglycan DD-metalloendopeptidase family protein has product MNKKKDKEFSLIIVPNGRGKVKLLKFNTTHLYVFLLLIVAFLIVTSFIFVDYGRTKNALYALKAKNLSTLSEVKSKEIELLQKEVAEQSAKIDAFEEYIAYLSSLGLEVKKMAMIPGVPVSVEELFQQKKKEIAYTLEGAEAKVVENQIKIKGLEDKAKNLEMSLSALKEALKEYNDILDHTPNIWPVVGPIESDFGWRTHPVYKTPDYHTGVDIDAVEGTPIRAAASGVVILSGWNGGYGIEVEIVHRKGLSTVYGHLLKSLVKPGQKVKKGEIIGYVGMTGVATDPHLHYEVRVNGLPVDPKPYLPGASNP; this is encoded by the coding sequence ATGAACAAGAAGAAAGATAAAGAGTTCTCTCTTATAATAGTACCAAACGGAAGGGGAAAGGTTAAACTTTTAAAATTCAATACAACCCATTTGTATGTATTCCTCTTATTGATAGTTGCATTCTTAATCGTCACATCATTTATATTCGTTGATTATGGTAGGACAAAAAATGCCCTTTATGCATTAAAGGCAAAGAACCTTAGCACTCTATCGGAGGTTAAGAGTAAAGAGATAGAGCTTCTTCAGAAGGAGGTTGCAGAGCAATCGGCAAAGATAGACGCCTTTGAAGAATACATAGCCTATCTATCTTCCCTCGGATTGGAAGTTAAGAAGATGGCTATGATACCTGGTGTACCTGTTAGTGTTGAGGAACTATTTCAACAGAAGAAAAAGGAAATTGCCTATACATTGGAGGGTGCAGAAGCTAAAGTTGTAGAAAATCAGATTAAGATAAAAGGCCTTGAAGATAAGGCAAAGAATTTAGAGATGTCACTTTCTGCTTTAAAAGAGGCACTTAAGGAGTACAATGATATTTTAGATCATACACCAAACATATGGCCTGTTGTTGGTCCCATTGAGTCGGATTTTGGCTGGAGAACCCATCCAGTCTATAAAACACCAGATTACCATACCGGTGTGGATATAGATGCTGTTGAAGGTACCCCTATTAGAGCGGCAGCATCTGGTGTTGTTATACTCTCTGGATGGAATGGCGGGTATGGAATAGAAGTGGAGATAGTTCATAGAAAGGGATTATCTACAGTATATGGTCATCTCTTAAAATCCCTTGTGAAACCGGGGCAGAAAGTAAAGAAGGGGGAAATAATAGGATATGTTGGAATGACAGGAGTCGCAACTGATCCTCATCTTCACTACGAAGTGAGGGTCAACGGATTGCCAGTGGATCCAAAACCATATCTTCCAGGAGCATCAAACCCATAA